GCGCCGCACCGCCGGCGACGACTCGACGGGCGCCGAACCTGGGCACGAGTCGTGATGCGATCTGAACCGCGGCGATGGTGCCGAAGCAGAAGGGAAGGAACACCAGCCCGGTCTTCGTAGCGGAGTACCCGAGCCCCATCTGCAGGTAGAGCGACACGAAGTAGAAGGCGCCGAACTGTCCCGCGACGATGAACGCGAACACCAAGCACGGGACGAGGACGTCGCGGCGACCGAGGACGCGGAAGTCGACAAGCGGCACAGCAGTTCGCCGCTCGGCCGCGACGAATGCGCCCAGCAGGACGGCGGCCACAGCGAACCAGGCGAGCGTCCGGACGCTGCCCCAGCCGTTGTCGGTCGCGGCGACGATCCCATAGGTCAGGACTGTCAGTCCGGCGGTGGCGAGCACGCCGCCCGCCCAATCGGTTCGACGGTCGGCACCGGCGATGGGGCCGGGCGCTGCGAATGACAGTGCGAGCCCCGCTGCAGACACCAGTGCTCCGCAGGCGATCACAGTGCGCCACCCGAACGCGTCGGTGAGGACACCGGAGAGGACCACGCCCACAGCACCTCCGAGGGAGGCTCCGATCGCGATGGCCGCAAATCCTTTGGCGCGTTGAGCCGGTTCACGGAAAGTCAGTGCGACCGACGTGATCGCTGCGGGTGCGACGGCTGCTGCACCAACGCCCTGCAGAATTCGCACGGAGATGACCTGCCACGGCTCACTGCACAGGTATGCGGCGAGCGACGCGATGGTGAACAGGGCGAATCCGAACCTGAGCAGCGATCTGGCTCCGAACCTGTCGGAGAGGCGTCCGGACAGGAGGAGCAGCCCTCCGAAGACGATCGCGTATGCATTCACGACCCACGACAGGCCCTGCGGGCTGAAGTGCACGTCGTCCCGGATCGCTCGAAGCGCGACATTGGTGACTGAGGCGTCGAAGGTGACGAGGAACTGGGAGAGGCCGGCGAGCACAAGCGAGGTCCGGACCGCAGTGTTTTGTGTAGCACGTAACATAATTGATTAGGCTAGACTTACTTACGAGCCGAGTGCAAGGGGCTCTGGCAGAATGCGTGCATGCGTCAGAGCACGCCGCGTCGGGGTCGTCCGCCGAGCATCACGCGGGACCAGATCGTTGAGCGAGCGCTACTTCGGCTTGACGAAGCCGGTGTCGACGCGCTCACCATGAAGGCTCTCGCCAGTGACTTGGGCGTGACCACGATGGCGCTGTACCGCCACGTGGGCGATAAGGAGACGCTGGTTGCGCTGGCCCTCGACGCGATCGCGGACCCGTTCGCGACCATCACGTACCCGGACGAGCCGCGCGCGTGCATTCGACGTGCGATGACCACCCTGTACACCACGCTGACCGCACATCCGTGGGTTCCGGAAGCGCTCATCCGACCACAGCGGATCGGACGTGGAGCGCTGCTGCTCGCCGACGCGGTGATCGGGGCGGCGTTCGACATCACCGGAGATCGTGCCGCCGCGCTCGCGGCGTACCGGGCCCTGTGGAGCCTCACGCTCGGCAGCGTGCTCTCACATCTGCGGCAGCGTGCGGAGGGGACGCCGCTGTCTCACGACCGGATGGACCAACTCATGGGCTCTGCGTCCGCTGACGCGCTTCCGAACCTGCGCGCGAGCGTGATGTTGGACCTGCAGCCGTCCACGGACGACGACTTCGTTGACAGTCTCGAAGCACTGATGGCTGGACTTTTCGGCCCGATCGGTGGTGCTGACTGCGGCCGTCGGTCGCAGTGAGGTGCGTCGCGCCGAACAGACAGCGCTGAATTGCGGTAGGGACGACGGTCTAGGCTCGCGCCGTTTAATGTGCACCGATGTGGGTCTGGAAGGCCGTCTGGAGCGAAATTGTCGTGGAATCGGTGAACATTGAACGGCGGCTCGAGTCACCGACGTCGGTCGGCACCGCGGACGCGGCGATGACTACGCTGTTCGCGAGGGTAGGAGCACACGGGAAGCATTCGCGAGCCGCTCGTGTTGCCATCCACACAACGACGAAGGAGTCTTCACGACATGACTGATCTGTGGGTGCAGCGCACCGGAACACGCCGGTACACCGGCCAGAGTTCGCGGGGCGCGGAGGTGTTGATCGGTTCGGCCGACGTCGAGGGTGTGTTCACGCCCGGCGAACTGTTGAAGATCGCTCTCGCCGCATGCACCGGAATGTCCTCGGACAAGCCGCTGTCGCGTCGCCTCGGTGACGACTACGACGCCACCATCCGCGTGTCAGGTGACGCTGATCGTGAGAACGAGGTGTACCCGGTGCTCTCGGAGACGCTTGAAGTGGACCTGTCCGATCTCGACCCGGAGGCTGCTCAGCGGCTGCTCGTGGTCGTCGAACGCGCGGTCGACAAGGTGTGCACCGTGGGACGCACGATCAAGGCCGGCGCGCAGGTCGAGCTGGCAATCGAAACGGACTGACGCATGGAACGACTGTCGGCGTGGGTGCACGGAAACGTCCAAGGTGTCGGTTTCCGCTGGTGGACTCGATCACGAGCGTTGGAGCTCGGTCTGGTCGGATATGCCTCGAATCACGCCGACGGTCGGGTCCACGTGGTGGCCGAAGGGCCGCGTCCGCAGTTGGACGCCCTACTGAACGCGCTTCGGTCCGGTGAGACGCCCGGACACGTTGATCTGGTGGTCGAGGACTTCCTCGCGGCGCGCTCGGACTTGCACTCGTTCGTCGAACGCTGAGGTCGCGCGAGTAAACTGGACAGTCGTGCACCTCAAGAGCCTCACCCTCAAGGGCTTCAAATCGTTCGCGTCGTCGACGACGCTGCGATTCGAGCCCGGCATCACGTGTGTGGTGGGGCCGAACGGGTCGGGCAAGTCGAACGTCGTGGACGCGCTCACCTGGGTGATGGGCGAGCAGGGTGCGAAGGCGTTGCGCGGTGGAAAGATGGCCGACGTCATCTTCGCCGGCACGTCCGGTCGCGCACCGCTCGGCCGTGCGGAAGTGACGCTGACCATCGACAACTCCGACGGCGCGCTGCCGATCGAGTACTCCGAAGTGTCGGTCACGCGACGCATGTTCCGCGACGGCGCGGGGGAGTACGAGATCAACGGGAACGCATGTCGTCTCATGGACGTGCAGGAACTCCTCTCCGACTCCGGCATCGGCCGCGAGATGCACGTCATCGTCGGGCAGGGCCGGCTCTCGGCGATTCTCGAATCGAAGCCGGAAGACCGTCGCGCGTTCATCGAAGAGGCGGCGGGCGTCCTCAAGCATCGTCGCCGCAGAGAGAAGGCGGTCCGCAAACTCGATGCGATGGCCGCGAATCTCGCTCGCCTGACGGACCTGACGGCTGAGCTGCGTCGACAGCTCAAACCGCTCGGACGACAAGCTGAGGTGGCGCGTCGCGCCGCGACGGTGCAGGCCGACCTGCGCGACGCTCGACTGCGGTTGGCCGCTGACGACCTCGTGACTCGACGTGAGGAGATGGCGCAGCACACGAGCCTCGAACACGAGATCCGCGAACGGCAGAACGAAGTCGCCGCCCAACTCGACGAGGCGACGGCCGCGCTGACCTCAGCGCAGGAACACCTCGCGCAGATCACTCCCGCGGCTGCCGAGGCCGGGCGCGTCTATCACCAGCTGTCGACGCTCGCCGAACGTGTCGACGGCACCCGCCGTGTGGCCTCCGAACGCGCGGCGCACCTCTCGCAGCCCGCGTCGGCGCCCACCGGCCCCGACCCTGAGACGTTGGAGCGTCAGGCCGAAGAAGCCGCGATGACCGAGGCCGAACACGCTCTGGCAGTCGAAGAGGGCGCAGAGCGGCTCGAGTACGCGACCGCCGCACTCCAGGCCGCAGAACAGGCCGCATCGGCGGCGGAGAAGGCACACATGGCGGCCGTACAGGCCGTCGCCGATCGCCGCGAAGGCCTCGCCCGCCTCGAAGGTCAGGCCGCGAACCTGCGAACCAAAGTGGAGTCGGTCGACGCCGAGACCTCACGCCTCGCCGAAGGCATCGAGGCCGCCCACCAGCGGGCAGACGCCGCGCAGGCCCTCATCGACGAGCAGGCCGCCGCGACCGCGGCGCTGGAGTCCCGCGAGGCCAGCCTCGACGAGCATCACGAACGATGTATGGCCGCGCTCGAGACCGCGTCGGCGACCGTCGTCGCACTGCAGAAGACCGAGCGCGAGGCCGAGCACGCGATCGCCTCGCTCACCGCGCGTATCGAAGCGCTCGCCGTGGGCCTCGAACGCGATGACGGCGGCGCATGGCTGCAAGAACACGCAGGTGACGGTCTCCTCGGTCCGCTGTCGGACCTGCTGACAGTGGAACCGGGATACGAGACGGCGGTGTCGCTCGCCCTCGGGCCGGCCGCGGATGCCATCGCCACAGTCGATGGACTCACCGCGGTGCGGGCGCTCGACGCTCTCCGCGGTGGCGACGGCGGGCGTGCGGCACTGATCGTCGGAGGTCTTCCACAGGCGCCGAAGGCCGGCCGACCCCAACTGCCTGCGGGCGTCGTGTGGGCACGTGACGTGGTCACCGCACCGGACACGATCAGCGGTGCGGTCGACGTGCTTCTGGCCGACACCGTGATCGTCGACGACGCGGCACTCGGACTGCGGCTGGCCGCCGAGCACGGATTGGTGGCCGTCACCGGAGACGGTGACCGGGTGTCGGCCGCATCAGTGGAGGGCGGCTCGTCCAAGCGTCCGTCGACGCTCGAAGTCCAGTCCGCCGTCGACACCGCTACCGACGACCTCGCCAAAGCCCGCGCGACAGTCGGCCGTGTGCTCGGCGAACTGAGCGAGGCTCAGGCCGCCGAAGCCCAGGCGCGGGAGGCCGCCGAAGGAGCGCTCGCCGCCCTGAACGAGTCGGACGCCAACGTCGGCGCCGCATACGAACAGCTGGGTCGCCTCGGTTCCGACGTCCGCTCTGCGCGTGATGAAGCGGACCGGCTCACCAGGCAGCGGCGGTTCGTCGAAGAGGGGAGAGCCGACAACCTCGCGGCCCTCACCGAGGTCGAGGAGAGGCTCGCTCGCGCCCTCGACGAGCACGACGACCCGACGGTCGGCGACCTCGACAGCGGAATGCGGGAGGCTGCTGCGGCCGAGGTCGCCTCCGCACGCTCGATGGAGGTCGAGACTCGGCTGACGCTCCGGACGGCGGAGGAGCGTCTCGGATCGGTACGCGGCAAGGCCGAGAGTCTGCGACGGGCAGCGGTCAACGAACGAGCCAACCGTGAGCGACTCAAAAGGCAGGACGCCAGCCGTCGGTACGCGGCGGGCGTCGCGAACGTCGTCGTCGAAGCGGGGCGGAAGCTCGCGGACGCCGTCGCCGCAGCAGCATCCGACGCCGCCCGCGGACGTGACGAACTCGAAGCGGTCCGTGCGGCACGGACCACGGAGACCGACGAGCTTCGTCGACTCGTCGACGAGCTCACCGCAACCATGAACCAACTCCGCGACGCCGTGCACCGCGACGAGATCGCCAAGGCGCAGGCCGAACTGCGCATCGAGCAGCTTGAAGAACAAGTGCTCGAACAGTTCGCGATGGCGCCGGACGACCTCGTCGCCGAATACGGCCCCGACGTCCCGATGCCGCCTTCCGATCTCGAGATGCGGGAGTACGAAGACGCCAAGGCGCGCGGCGAGCAGGTGGTCGCGCCGGCTCCGATGCCATACGACCGCAAGACGCAGGAGATCCGCGCGAAGCGGGCGCAGAAAGACCTCACCACGCTCGGCAAGGTGAACCCGCTCGCTCTTGAGGAGTTCGCCGCGCTCGAAGAGCGGTACTCGTTCCTGTCGACACAGCTCGAAGACGTCAAGAAGGCGCGCGACGACCTGCTCGACGTGGTGGCCGATGTCGACGCCAGAATCCTGCAGGTCTTCACCGAGGCCTACGCCGACGTCGAAGCCGAGTTCACCCAGGTGTTCGCGACTCTCTTCCCCGGCGGCGAAGGCCGACTAGTCTTGACCGATCCGTCCGACATGCTGACCACCGGTGTCGAAGTGGAAGCGCGTCCGCCCGGCAAGAAGGTCAAACGGCTGTCGCTGCTCTCCGGCGGAGAGAAGTCGTTGACCGCGGTCGCCATGCTCGTCGCGATCTTCCGCGCCCGACCGTCGCCGTTCTATGTGATGGACGAGGTGGAGGCCGCGCTCGACGACGCGAACCTCCGGCGACTCATCAGCCTGTTCGAGCAGCTTCGCGAGAAGTCGCAACTCATCGTCATCACGCACCAGAAGCCGACGATGGAGATCGCCGACGCCCTGTACGGCGTCAGCATGCGCGGCGACGGCATCACTCAAGTCATCTCCCAACGACTCCGCGGCGTCGACCTCGCCACGGCAGGCTCATCGCCACAAGGAAAGGCACAGTCTTCGTGACCACAGAAGTCCTCATCGGAATCATCGTCGGAGTGATCCTGCTGATCGCCCTGGTCGGCCTGACCGGCTACCTGATCAGTCGCAAGCGGCAGATCTCGATCTCCGACAAGCCCGAACAGGTGGACGTCACCGACGGAACCACACGCCAAGTGGACCGATCGGGCGGCTACCAGGCTGGTTCGGGCTTCAACTTCAGCCAGGGCGGGACCGCGACCGTTGACGCGCCCGCACCCACGCCCGAGCCTGAGCCGGCTGTCGACGT
This genomic window from Gordonia sp. PDNC005 contains:
- a CDS encoding TetR/AcrR family transcriptional regulator — translated: MRQSTPRRGRPPSITRDQIVERALLRLDEAGVDALTMKALASDLGVTTMALYRHVGDKETLVALALDAIADPFATITYPDEPRACIRRAMTTLYTTLTAHPWVPEALIRPQRIGRGALLLADAVIGAAFDITGDRAAALAAYRALWSLTLGSVLSHLRQRAEGTPLSHDRMDQLMGSASADALPNLRASVMLDLQPSTDDDFVDSLEALMAGLFGPIGGADCGRRSQ
- a CDS encoding acylphosphatase, giving the protein MERLSAWVHGNVQGVGFRWWTRSRALELGLVGYASNHADGRVHVVAEGPRPQLDALLNALRSGETPGHVDLVVEDFLAARSDLHSFVER
- the smc gene encoding chromosome segregation protein SMC, whose product is MHLKSLTLKGFKSFASSTTLRFEPGITCVVGPNGSGKSNVVDALTWVMGEQGAKALRGGKMADVIFAGTSGRAPLGRAEVTLTIDNSDGALPIEYSEVSVTRRMFRDGAGEYEINGNACRLMDVQELLSDSGIGREMHVIVGQGRLSAILESKPEDRRAFIEEAAGVLKHRRRREKAVRKLDAMAANLARLTDLTAELRRQLKPLGRQAEVARRAATVQADLRDARLRLAADDLVTRREEMAQHTSLEHEIRERQNEVAAQLDEATAALTSAQEHLAQITPAAAEAGRVYHQLSTLAERVDGTRRVASERAAHLSQPASAPTGPDPETLERQAEEAAMTEAEHALAVEEGAERLEYATAALQAAEQAASAAEKAHMAAVQAVADRREGLARLEGQAANLRTKVESVDAETSRLAEGIEAAHQRADAAQALIDEQAAATAALESREASLDEHHERCMAALETASATVVALQKTEREAEHAIASLTARIEALAVGLERDDGGAWLQEHAGDGLLGPLSDLLTVEPGYETAVSLALGPAADAIATVDGLTAVRALDALRGGDGGRAALIVGGLPQAPKAGRPQLPAGVVWARDVVTAPDTISGAVDVLLADTVIVDDAALGLRLAAEHGLVAVTGDGDRVSAASVEGGSSKRPSTLEVQSAVDTATDDLAKARATVGRVLGELSEAQAAEAQAREAAEGALAALNESDANVGAAYEQLGRLGSDVRSARDEADRLTRQRRFVEEGRADNLAALTEVEERLARALDEHDDPTVGDLDSGMREAAAAEVASARSMEVETRLTLRTAEERLGSVRGKAESLRRAAVNERANRERLKRQDASRRYAAGVANVVVEAGRKLADAVAAAASDAARGRDELEAVRAARTTETDELRRLVDELTATMNQLRDAVHRDEIAKAQAELRIEQLEEQVLEQFAMAPDDLVAEYGPDVPMPPSDLEMREYEDAKARGEQVVAPAPMPYDRKTQEIRAKRAQKDLTTLGKVNPLALEEFAALEERYSFLSTQLEDVKKARDDLLDVVADVDARILQVFTEAYADVEAEFTQVFATLFPGGEGRLVLTDPSDMLTTGVEVEARPPGKKVKRLSLLSGGEKSLTAVAMLVAIFRARPSPFYVMDEVEAALDDANLRRLISLFEQLREKSQLIVITHQKPTMEIADALYGVSMRGDGITQVISQRLRGVDLATAGSSPQGKAQSS
- a CDS encoding MFS transporter; the encoded protein is MLRATQNTAVRTSLVLAGLSQFLVTFDASVTNVALRAIRDDVHFSPQGLSWVVNAYAIVFGGLLLLSGRLSDRFGARSLLRFGFALFTIASLAAYLCSEPWQVISVRILQGVGAAAVAPAAITSVALTFREPAQRAKGFAAIAIGASLGGAVGVVLSGVLTDAFGWRTVIACGALVSAAGLALSFAAPGPIAGADRRTDWAGGVLATAGLTVLTYGIVAATDNGWGSVRTLAWFAVAAVLLGAFVAAERRTAVPLVDFRVLGRRDVLVPCLVFAFIVAGQFGAFYFVSLYLQMGLGYSATKTGLVFLPFCFGTIAAVQIASRLVPRFGARRVVAGGAALATVGFLLFAPLPTDGPFITAILIPSLVTSVGIGMVFLPLPNVATAAVAPSAAGMVSGLLNTYRQVGGALGLAILVTVSAAVNTGAEVLPGYRSALLVSAGLVGAAFVIALLLPGKERAE
- a CDS encoding OsmC family protein, whose product is MTDLWVQRTGTRRYTGQSSRGAEVLIGSADVEGVFTPGELLKIALAACTGMSSDKPLSRRLGDDYDATIRVSGDADRENEVYPVLSETLEVDLSDLDPEAAQRLLVVVERAVDKVCTVGRTIKAGAQVELAIETD